The following are encoded in a window of Variovorax paradoxus genomic DNA:
- a CDS encoding gamma-glutamyltransferase family protein: protein MNFDFNNPYLSTRLPVFARNVVATSHPLAAQAGLRMLQQGGNAVDAAIATAAVMTLVEPVSNGLGSDAFCILWDGKELHGLNASGPAPKAWTPEYFKAKYGADAATPPMRGIDSVTVPGAVRGWVAMSDRFGKLPFADLMAPAIDIAERGYLVPPVVQGKWAAATPLLQSQPGFAQAFLPWGRAPEIGELFRFTAAARALKAIARTKGEAYYNGEIAEAIARFSQAQGGALTVADMAAYQPEWVKPISRDYRGHTLHEIPPNGQGIAALIALGILEKFDIASLTVDSVQSQHLQIEAMKLAFADVYRYVSEPSSMTVTPAQMLDDAYLASRAKLIDVNKAQDFKAGNPVKGGTIYLTAADESGMMVSFIQSNYMGFGSGCVEPDFGISLQNRGHGFSLKAESPNVVAPGKRPFHTIIPAFLTKDGQPVMSFGVMGGNMQPQGHMQTLVRMLDYGQNPQAACDAPRWRFNAGLEINVEAAMKADTVQGLRDLGHHLDVINDSYQDFGAGQFIWRAGEPSVEGYVAASDPRRDGLAAGY, encoded by the coding sequence ATGAACTTCGACTTCAACAACCCCTACCTCTCGACCCGCCTGCCGGTGTTCGCACGCAACGTGGTCGCCACGTCGCACCCGCTGGCGGCGCAGGCCGGCTTGCGCATGCTTCAGCAGGGCGGCAACGCGGTCGATGCGGCCATTGCCACGGCCGCGGTGATGACGCTTGTCGAGCCCGTGAGCAACGGCCTGGGCAGCGACGCCTTCTGCATCCTGTGGGACGGCAAGGAACTGCACGGCCTCAACGCCTCGGGCCCCGCGCCGAAGGCCTGGACGCCGGAGTACTTCAAGGCCAAGTACGGCGCCGACGCCGCCACGCCGCCGATGCGCGGCATCGACTCGGTCACCGTGCCGGGCGCGGTGCGCGGCTGGGTCGCGATGAGCGACCGTTTCGGCAAGCTGCCCTTTGCCGACCTGATGGCGCCCGCCATCGACATCGCCGAGCGCGGTTACCTCGTGCCGCCGGTAGTGCAGGGCAAGTGGGCCGCGGCCACGCCGCTGCTGCAGTCGCAGCCGGGCTTTGCCCAGGCCTTCCTGCCGTGGGGCCGCGCGCCCGAGATCGGCGAACTGTTCCGCTTCACCGCGGCGGCCCGCGCGCTCAAGGCCATCGCCCGCACCAAGGGCGAGGCCTACTACAACGGCGAGATCGCCGAAGCGATCGCCAGGTTCTCGCAGGCGCAGGGCGGTGCGCTCACCGTGGCCGACATGGCGGCCTACCAGCCCGAGTGGGTCAAGCCCATCTCGCGCGACTACCGCGGCCACACGCTGCACGAGATTCCGCCGAACGGCCAAGGCATCGCGGCGCTGATCGCGCTGGGCATCCTCGAGAAGTTCGACATCGCTTCGCTGACGGTCGACTCGGTACAGTCGCAGCACCTGCAGATCGAAGCCATGAAGCTGGCCTTCGCCGACGTGTACCGCTACGTGTCGGAGCCATCGTCGATGACGGTGACCCCCGCGCAAATGCTCGATGACGCGTACCTGGCTTCGCGTGCCAAACTCATCGACGTGAACAAGGCGCAGGACTTCAAGGCCGGCAACCCAGTCAAGGGCGGCACCATCTACCTCACCGCGGCGGACGAGAGCGGCATGATGGTGAGCTTCATCCAGAGCAACTACATGGGCTTCGGCTCGGGCTGCGTGGAGCCCGACTTCGGCATCAGCCTGCAGAACCGCGGCCACGGCTTCAGCCTCAAGGCCGAGAGCCCGAACGTGGTGGCACCAGGCAAGCGCCCGTTCCACACGATCATTCCGGCCTTCCTCACCAAGGACGGCCAGCCGGTGATGAGCTTCGGCGTGATGGGCGGCAACATGCAGCCCCAAGGCCACATGCAGACGCTGGTGCGCATGCTCGACTACGGCCAGAACCCGCAGGCTGCGTGCGACGCACCGCGCTGGCGCTTCAACGCGGGGCTCGAGATCAACGTCGAGGCCGCGATGAAGGCCGACACCGTGCAGGGCCTGCGCGACCTGGGCC